A window from Oceanithermus desulfurans encodes these proteins:
- a CDS encoding superoxide dismutase — translation MPYPFELPDLGYAYDALEPHIDARTMEIHHTKHHGGYVNNLNKALEGHAFLHGASVEELLTHLSALPAEIQTAVRNNGGGHLNHSLFWEVIAPGGAHAPSGELARAIEAAFGSFDAFKDAFAKAAATRFGSGWAWLALDPWNRLHVLSTPNQDNPVMQGLTPILGLDVWEHAYYLKYQNRRPDYIAAFWNVVNFDVVGEKFAAARR, via the coding sequence ATGCCCTACCCGTTTGAACTGCCCGACCTTGGTTACGCGTACGACGCCCTGGAGCCCCACATCGACGCGCGCACGATGGAGATCCACCACACCAAGCACCACGGCGGCTACGTGAACAACCTGAACAAGGCCCTGGAAGGCCACGCCTTCCTGCACGGCGCGAGCGTGGAAGAACTGCTCACCCACCTCTCCGCGCTGCCCGCCGAGATCCAGACCGCGGTGCGCAACAACGGCGGCGGCCACCTCAACCACAGCCTCTTCTGGGAGGTCATCGCCCCCGGAGGCGCCCACGCGCCCAGCGGCGAGCTGGCCCGGGCCATCGAAGCCGCCTTCGGCTCCTTCGACGCCTTCAAGGACGCCTTCGCCAAGGCCGCGGCCACCCGCTTCGGCTCCGGCTGGGCCTGGCTGGCCCTCGACCCCTGGAACCGGCTGCACGTCCTCTCGACCCCCAACCAGGACAACCCGGTGATGCAGGGGCTGACCCCCATCCTCGGCCTCGACGTCTGGGAACACGCCTACTACCTCAAGTACCAGAACCGCCGTCCCGACTACATCGCGGCCTTCTGGAACGTGGTGAACTTCGACGTGGTGGGCGAAAAGTTCGCCGCCGCCCGCCGCTAG
- a CDS encoding ATP-binding protein — MTPEPPRLIPLPEGLTGPDPVRALLAEPLPHGDPWGWLLARALFGAEALARRFLDGTPAGLLRLVDEDLERLRALRSWLQASHALSDLGCREALAAEWAALEVLDQGGAEQLVELFRTHGHAPFALYSAFVWTGALEPVPHPDPADEDRFVGYEPQLARLRANVERFLSGKPALPVLLYGARGTGKSTAVKALRSRYAERGLRLVEVLPEGLERLPQLLERVRGLPQRFVLYIDDLAYDAADPGWRKLKLLLDGAVWAAPDNVLFVATSNRKNLIRERWSDRPDPDAEPAAWDGVQEKLALADRFGLQLTFPPFDQKLYLRAVARHLGREELDEATRSEALRFALEGRGFSGRTARQFADLTV; from the coding sequence ATGACGCCCGAGCCGCCGCGCCTGATCCCGCTGCCCGAAGGGCTGACGGGGCCCGATCCGGTCCGCGCCCTGCTCGCCGAGCCCCTTCCCCACGGCGACCCCTGGGGTTGGCTGCTGGCGCGGGCGCTCTTCGGCGCCGAAGCGCTGGCGCGGCGCTTCCTCGACGGCACCCCCGCCGGGCTGCTGCGCCTCGTCGACGAGGACCTGGAGCGCCTGCGCGCGCTGCGCTCCTGGCTGCAGGCGAGCCACGCGCTTTCGGACCTGGGCTGCCGGGAGGCGCTGGCGGCCGAGTGGGCGGCGCTCGAGGTGCTCGACCAGGGCGGCGCGGAACAGCTGGTGGAGCTCTTCCGCACCCACGGCCACGCACCCTTCGCGCTCTACAGCGCCTTCGTCTGGACCGGCGCGCTCGAGCCCGTTCCCCACCCGGACCCGGCCGACGAAGACCGGTTCGTCGGCTACGAACCCCAGCTCGCGCGCCTGCGCGCCAACGTCGAGCGCTTCCTGAGCGGCAAGCCCGCGCTTCCGGTACTGCTCTACGGGGCGCGCGGCACCGGCAAGTCCACCGCGGTGAAGGCGCTGCGCAGCCGCTACGCCGAACGGGGGCTGCGGCTGGTGGAGGTGCTGCCCGAAGGGCTGGAGCGCCTGCCGCAGCTGCTCGAGCGGGTGCGCGGCCTGCCCCAGCGCTTCGTGCTCTACATCGACGACCTGGCCTACGACGCCGCCGACCCCGGCTGGCGCAAGCTGAAGCTGCTCCTCGACGGCGCGGTCTGGGCCGCTCCGGACAACGTCCTCTTCGTCGCCACCTCGAACCGCAAGAACCTGATCCGCGAGCGCTGGAGCGACCGGCCCGACCCCGACGCCGAACCCGCGGCCTGGGACGGCGTCCAGGAGAAGCTGGCCCTGGCCGACCGCTTCGGTCTGCAGCTCACCTTTCCCCCCTTCGACCAGAAGCTCTACCTGCGCGCGGTGGCCCGGCACCTGGGCCGGGAAGAGCTGGACGAGGCCACCCGCAGCGAGGCGCTGCGCTTCGCCCTGGAGGGGCGAGGGTTCTCGGGTCGTACGGCGCGGCAGTTCGCCGACCTGACCGTCTGA